A genome region from Anolis carolinensis isolate JA03-04 chromosome 6, rAnoCar3.1.pri, whole genome shotgun sequence includes the following:
- the nop10 gene encoding H/ACA ribonucleoprotein complex subunit 3, which produces MFLQFYLNERGDRVYTLKKVDPDGQPTCSAHPARFSPDDKYSRHRFTIKKRFGVLLTQQPRPVV; this is translated from the exons ATGTTCCTTCAATTCTACTTGAATGAGCGAGGGGACAGGGTTTATACCCTCAAG AAAGTGGATCCTGACGGCCAGCCAACATGCTCAGCCCATCCTGCCCGCTTTTCCCCGGATGACAAATATTCCCGACATCGGTTCACCATCAAGAAACGCTTTGGTGTCCTGTTGACCCAGCAACCTCGGCCTGTTGTGTAA